Proteins from one Pithys albifrons albifrons isolate INPA30051 chromosome 2, PitAlb_v1, whole genome shotgun sequence genomic window:
- the MTRF1L gene encoding peptide chain release factor 1-like, mitochondrial isoform X1, producing the protein MRLLWRALLAARGCEAAALRPRSLRAAPAGSSAAGRCLLQPRRGLSARPGLDELFSAPSLRRLLEARAEGGAAPQLAARVQELRHKERELRDTRELARQDENEDLRKLAEMEIASCEEEIAELKQQIVLLLIPSEETDESDLVMEVTAGVGGQEAMLFTSEIFDMYQRYAAYKKWKFEVLEYFPSEIGGLRHAVASIAGFEAYKYMKFEGGVHRVQRVPKTEKQGRIHTSTMTVAILPQPTEMRLQINPKDLRIETKRASGAGGQHVNTTDSAVRIVHIPTGIVSECQQERSQIRNKEKAMQMLCAKLYNAKLEEETKMRNSVRKVQVGTKGRSEKIRTYNFPQDRITDHRISRSVHHIESFMLGEEMLDEMIQTLREYAEYESLMEIISANEKNNSS; encoded by the exons ATGCGGCTGCTCTGGCGAGCTCTCCTCGCGGCGCGGGGCTGCGAGGCCGCGGCGCTGCGCCCTCGGAGCCTCCGGGCAGCGCCGGCCGGGAGCAGCGCGGCGGGGAGGTGCCTTCTGCAGCCGCGCCGCGGGCTgagcgcccggcccggcctggACGAGCTGTTCTCCGCCCCGTCGCTGCGGCGGCTGCTGGAGGCGCGGGCCGAGGGCGGGGCGGCGCCGCAGCTGGCGGCGCGCGTGCAGGAGCTGCGCCACAAGGAGCGGGAGCTGCGCGACACGCGCGAGCTGGCGCGGCAAG atgaGAATGAAGATTTACGGAAGCTTGCAGAAATGGAAATTGCCTCCTGTGAAGAAGAGATAGCTGAACTGAAACAACAG ATAGTGTTGCTTTTGATTCCTTCAGAAGAAACAGATGAGAGTGATCTTGTCATGGAAGTAACTGCTGGAGTTGGAGGGCAGGAAGCCATGCTGTTCACTTCGGAGATATTTGATATGTATCAACGATATGCTGCctataaaaaatggaaatttgaaGTATTAGAATACTTTCCCAGTGAAATAG GTGGCCTAAGGCATGCAGTAGCCAGTATAGCAGGTTTTGAGGCTTACAAATACATGAAGTTTGAAGGAGGAGTCCATCGTGTTCAGCGGGTaccaaagacagaaaaacaaggaCGCATTCACACCAGCACAATGACTGTTGCAATATTACCCCAACCCACTGAG ATGAGGCTGCAAATTAACCCAAAAGATCTACGGATAGAAACAAAGCGAGCTAGTGGAGCTGGAGGCCAGCATGTCAATACCACAGATAGCGCTGTACGAATAGTTCATATTCCAACAG GGATCGTGTCTGAATGTCAGCAAGAAAGATCTCAAAttagaaacaaagagaaagctATGCAAATGCTGTGTGCTAAACTATACAATGCCAAACTAGAAGAAGAAACTAAAATGAGAAACAGTGTTCGAAAGGTTCAA GTTGGGACTAAAGGAAGATCAGAGAAGATCAGAACATATAACTTTCCACAGGACCGGATTACAGACCACAGAATAAGCAGATCAGTGCATCACATTGAGTCTTTCATGCTAGGGGAAGAAATGCTAGATGAAATGATACAAACGCTGAGAGAATATGCTGAGTATGAGTCtttaatggaaattatttcagcaaatgaaaaaaataattcctcatGA
- the MTRF1L gene encoding peptide chain release factor 1-like, mitochondrial isoform X2: MEIASCEEEIAELKQQIVLLLIPSEETDESDLVMEVTAGVGGQEAMLFTSEIFDMYQRYAAYKKWKFEVLEYFPSEIGGLRHAVASIAGFEAYKYMKFEGGVHRVQRVPKTEKQGRIHTSTMTVAILPQPTEMRLQINPKDLRIETKRASGAGGQHVNTTDSAVRIVHIPTGIVSECQQERSQIRNKEKAMQMLCAKLYNAKLEEETKMRNSVRKVQVGTKGRSEKIRTYNFPQDRITDHRISRSVHHIESFMLGEEMLDEMIQTLREYAEYESLMEIISANEKNNSS; encoded by the exons ATGGAAATTGCCTCCTGTGAAGAAGAGATAGCTGAACTGAAACAACAG ATAGTGTTGCTTTTGATTCCTTCAGAAGAAACAGATGAGAGTGATCTTGTCATGGAAGTAACTGCTGGAGTTGGAGGGCAGGAAGCCATGCTGTTCACTTCGGAGATATTTGATATGTATCAACGATATGCTGCctataaaaaatggaaatttgaaGTATTAGAATACTTTCCCAGTGAAATAG GTGGCCTAAGGCATGCAGTAGCCAGTATAGCAGGTTTTGAGGCTTACAAATACATGAAGTTTGAAGGAGGAGTCCATCGTGTTCAGCGGGTaccaaagacagaaaaacaaggaCGCATTCACACCAGCACAATGACTGTTGCAATATTACCCCAACCCACTGAG ATGAGGCTGCAAATTAACCCAAAAGATCTACGGATAGAAACAAAGCGAGCTAGTGGAGCTGGAGGCCAGCATGTCAATACCACAGATAGCGCTGTACGAATAGTTCATATTCCAACAG GGATCGTGTCTGAATGTCAGCAAGAAAGATCTCAAAttagaaacaaagagaaagctATGCAAATGCTGTGTGCTAAACTATACAATGCCAAACTAGAAGAAGAAACTAAAATGAGAAACAGTGTTCGAAAGGTTCAA GTTGGGACTAAAGGAAGATCAGAGAAGATCAGAACATATAACTTTCCACAGGACCGGATTACAGACCACAGAATAAGCAGATCAGTGCATCACATTGAGTCTTTCATGCTAGGGGAAGAAATGCTAGATGAAATGATACAAACGCTGAGAGAATATGCTGAGTATGAGTCtttaatggaaattatttcagcaaatgaaaaaaataattcctcatGA
- the FBXO5 gene encoding F-box only protein 5, whose product MKSNLNRSFKMKCDFDCASLRTGSAPLNSAVEKTRLEKSSSLNYEEEFCKSCAKEHQKILLNDSYHAATRNLELEDGERLIHNKENTQVTQRHEVVYEMEALENSKLNEDSGYSSMLSTQYTDAIEHEDSIPLAGNLCGTPKNCLMKNQNQEQFSKKTLLPVSHFEEMICSTLKKNGKRNLKSWAAIDKIVFRGKLELCNLIGKKMGLDRIDILAELFQKNLKHILANILRHLSEVDLINFAKVSTTWQKILREDKWIFQLYSKAVKNLSNDTKAPEHAATREYVLYRVSLASIQKANPPKILNKKGTRSKASKNHSRLVEFSEVARTLKNTESLRACHRCGSPAKYDSYLQRATCSRESCGFDFCTKCMCSYHSSSDCISGKPVKPNSIPGPVPGTKKSKQNLKRL is encoded by the exons atgaaatcaaaCCTTAACCGctctttcaaaatgaaatgcGATTTTGATTGTGCGTCTCTTCGTACTGGGTCTGCACCACTGAACTCTGCTGTGGAAAAAACAAGACTGGAAAAATCCTCCTCCTTGAATTATGAGGAAGAGTTTTGTAAAAGCTGTGCAAAAGAGCATCAGAAAATACTCCTCAATGACTCATACCATGCAGCCACCAGAAATCTAGAACTtgaagatggagaaagactCATAcataacaaagaaaatacacaagTAACTCAGAGACATGAAGTTGTCTATGAAATGGAGGCCCTGGAAAACAGTAAACTTAATGAGGACAGTGGTTATTCCTCTATGTTAAGTACTCAGTACACTGATGCTATAGAACATGAGGATAGTATACCTTTGGCTGGGAATCTCTGTGGCACACCAAAAAATTGTCTcatgaaaaaccaaaaccaagaacAGTTTTCAAAGAAGACTTTGTTGCCAGTAAGCCATTTTGAAGAAATGATTTGCTCAACTTTGAAAAAGAATGGTAAAAGAAATCTCAAGTCTTGGGCTGCTATAGACAAAATTGTTTTTAGGGGAAAACTTGAACTTTGTAACttaattggaaagaaaatgggCCTAGATAGAATAGACATTCTTGCTGAGCTCTTCCAAAAGAACCTGAAGCATATATTAGCAAACATTTTACGGCATCTCAGCGAGGTGGATTTAATAAA TTTTGCCAAAGTCAGCACAACATGGCAGAAGATTCTACGTGAAGATAAATGGATTTTCCAATTGTATAGTAAAGCTGTGAAAAACCTCTCT aATGATACTAAAGCACCGGAGCATGCTGCAACAAGGGAGTATGTTCTCTACAGAGTGTCTTTAGCTTCCATTCAGAAAGCAAACCCACCAAAAATCTTGAACAAAAAAGGCACCAGATCCAAAGCATCTAAGAATCACAGCAGGCTCGTGGAGTTTTCTGAG GTTGCCAGAACcttgaaaaatactgaaagccTTAGAGCCTGCCACCGCTGTGGCTCACCTGCAAAGTATGACTCCTATCTCCAAAGAGCAACGTGCAGTCGTGAAAGTTGTGGCTTTGACTTTTGCACAAAGTGCATGTGCAGCTACCACAGTTCCAGTGACTGCATTAGTGGCAAACCAGTGAAACCCAACTCTATACCAGGGCCAGTTCCTGGGactaagaaaagcaaacagaatcTAAAGAGATTGTGA